The Paenibacillus yonginensis genome segment TCAAGCTGCTGGTTATGATTTGAAAGGGCAAGAAGAAGAGATTCGCGTTAGTGCCTTGGTCGGGGATTACAAGGAGAAAGAGAAAACCAACGTCCAGTTAATGGAGGAAAGATCAAGCAACAGCTTCGATATGATTCCGGTGCTCAGCGAAGAATCCAATGATCCTATTCAATACGGGCAAATGCGTATGATGGTCTTCGGTCAAGATTATGCCAAGAGAGGAATTGGGCCTGTTCTGAATATTTTGGCAAGAGACGTTAAAATATCCAGCCGTTTGAAGCTGGCCGTATCCAGTTCCACTGCGACTGAATTGTTTAAAGCCTGCGAGAATACCCAGGAACCGCTTTATCTGATGCGAATGATCGAACAGAACAGCAAATACGCCAATCTCCCGATCCAGAATCTTCATAAAACCCTTTACAATTATTATGACGAGGGGCGGGATCTCTTTCTCCCCTCTTTCAAGGTGGATGCAGAGCAGCAGCCCCGGATCGACGGCCTGGCTCTGTTCGATGGAGACAGATGGATCGGCAAAGTTGGGAACGATCAGGCGTTATGGCTGAAAATATTAATCGAAGACGCCAAAAACGGCTCATTCGTTATCCCTATTCCCCATTCAAGTGCCCGGGTTGACAAAGTAGCCTTGATTCGGTTTGCCTCTTCAAGAACTACTTTTAAAGCTTCATCTATAAGTAAGCCTTTGGGCTTGAATGTCCACATCGAAGGACAAGTCATCGTGAAGAACATTCCGGGCGATCTTAAACTAGTCAATAAAGTGGAGGTCGAGAAGCTTGAGGACGAGATGGAGCAGTATGTCGCAGCCCGGATAGACCGCTTTATCCGATATTGCTGCTCGAAGCATATCGATCCGGCCGGAATCGGCGATTTTTTCAGAAGCACAGACAGAAAGTGGAATCCGCAAGCATTCTATGCCGTTTATCCATCTCTAACTCCCAAGGTGACCGTTCACTTGAAGATTATTCAATGCGGAAGGCAGGACTAAGCCGCCAAAGAGAGGAGGTCGCATTTATGAATCGTCCGGTTAGCGATAAGTTTACTGTTTCGCCTATTCATATGTTTTTCTTGATCTATGTGAGCCTTGTCGGGATCGGGATGATGAGCTTTCAGCATGACCTCGTTTCTATTGCGGGGGCCGACGCCTGGATAGCCACGTTGCTGTCCCTCCTTGTTGTATTCATTCTGATCTGGATGATGTTCCGGATTTTAGAGATGCAGCCCCCTGGACAAGAACATCTCGCGGCTATTAACCGGCGTTATTTTGGCAACGTTCTGGGCAGGACGCTGAATATTATCTTTGTCCTGTATTTCGTCATAGGGGCTTTTTACGCGTTACGGTTTTACCTGGAGGTGATTCAGGTATGGATTTTTCCCCTTATGAACTTATGGCCGATCAGTCTTTTAATTTTAGCTTTGGCCTATTACCTGGTAACGGGAGGTTTCCAGACTGTGGCGGCCCTATGTTTTTGGGGGACCCTCTTTATGCTGATCTTTGTTGTCACTCAAGTGGTCATGGTTTTTCCTTATTTGCACGGGCGGAATTTGCTTCCCGTCTACGTTCACCGCACCAGTGAAATAATACAAGCTTCGAGGACAATGTGCCAACAATTTCTCGGCTGTGAAATGCTGTTGGTGTTCTATCCTTATATCCAATCCAGGGAAAAATCCCGCAAATGGGCGTACTGGGCGGTGGCCCACTCCGGATTTATCTACCTGCTGGTCCTGTTTATCAGTCTCACTTACTTCACGCCCAATCAGATGGACAAACTTTTATGGCCTACCCTCAGTATTATTTCCATGATAGAGCTTCCTTTGATGCAGCGGACGGAATACATGGTTCTAACCTTTTGGCTGGTCAAATTGCTGGCCAACATCGGTCTGACGATCTGGGCCTCCTGTCAGCTTCTTAAAAAGGACATGAACATTAAACCGCGTATTGGACTTGGATGGATCATGGGGGTTTTTATGGTTTTAATGTTTTTTGTGACCAAACCCAGTCAATTGAAAGGGCTGTCCGTTCTATACAACCAAACAGGCGAATATCTAGTGCTTCTATTTATTCCTTTTTTGTTTGTTCTTTCACAGCTGTTAAGAATCTGGAGACGAGGGAATAAAAACTCTACAGCCGACGATACTCCCACGTGAACCATCCAGCGTCCGGCCAACACGCCATGTATTCCCGTTTAGCAACTAGTCTGCCTTTAGCTCCCCGACAAAACGTCCGGCCTGCCGGAAGTTTTCAATACGTCCGCTTCCGACCGCTGCACATAAGGCTGCTCCGACAGCCGCTTCCTCCGGCGAAGCACTGAGCCTCAGCGGCATGCCGAATATCGTCTCGGCTTTGGCGCGTAAGACCGGGTTGGAACGGAGCGCATTCCCGGAGCCGACCAATCTGTCGTAGGCCGCGGCTTGCAGCTGTTGCAGCTTGATTGCATAGGGCTTAAGTTCTTCGAGCATGCCCTTCAGGAAGGCGTGAGTCAAACTGGCCGGGCGGAAATTATCCAGCGATATATGCTCGATACTCCCCCGGACATTCGGGTTAGAGCGTGTGCCAAGAAACCAGGGCCGTACCGTCAACCCCTGCTCCTGCTCCGGGGCCTCTACCAGGATCCGTTCCATCCAGGCGTACACCTCGCTGGCGTCCAGCGTTTTGCCGGTATAAGCTTCGATTACTTCCTGAAAAAACCTCTCCAGCAGAGCATAAGACTTGCCTCCGCTAAGTGCGGCTCCGACCATTAGTACGCCGCCGCCAGGATAAGGGCGCGCCTCCATTCCCTTTGGCGCCTGCGTCAAATTAGGAACAAAAGCAGAAAGCTGACTGCCCGTTCCGATGTTCAACAGCATCGTATGCTCCGGATCCGGAACACTGCCGAGGAAGCTAGCCTGATTATCTCCTAATGAAGCATACACGGGAATCCCTTCGCGGGTATGCCCGAGTTTTGTCCCGGATGGGACTACAGCTGGAAATACGGAACTATCCAATCCAGCTCCCGCTTTCCCGATCTCCATCCCATCTAAAGCCTTCCGATCAAAAGATCCCAGTTCAGCGCTGTAACCGCCAATAGCTGCGGCCTGAGTCGCGTCCATTACAGGCGTAGTCTTCCCCGTTAATTTAGCTGCCACAAAATCAGCGATTGAGCACAGGGCTGCGGCCCCCCTCTGGAAGCAGTCCGCGCTCCACGTTATACACGTGCGTAACTAGCCCATAACCCGGGGCTACCCGGTACCCGGTTAGTTCGCTGATCCGCTCGGCGTACGTCCTATTTTCCCCGGGAACAAGCTGGGCTCCCCGTCCATCCTGCCACGTATACAGCGGGCTAACCGCATCTCCAAACTCGTTCATATATACAATGCCGTGCATTTGTCCGGTTAATCCGATTCCCTCGATCTCCGGCTCCAGGCCGAGCAGTTCCTTAAGAATGCGCTCGGATTGTCTGTAAATAGCATTCGAATCCTGCAGCCGCTCCCCATTCTCTTGGCCCTGCAGGGAAGCTGAAGCCTGATTGGCCGTAATCCGATGAACCACCTCCCGTCTGTTCAGGTCATAAATCAGACCGGTAATGGTTGTAGTCCCAATGTCTATTCCGATATAAGCTGATCCCATTTGTTTCCCTCCATTTTTTCTAAAACCGAATTTCATAACGAACCTTGTCATGCAAGGACAAAAGGAAATGAATGCGATTGCATTTTTGAACAAAACGTGTCTATTTCTATGGACGCGCTTTCATGAATAACATATACTAGTATTGAATTGAATCGCAAATATGAAGCCTGACGAATGAAATATGCAGCTTTGCTCCACAAACCCTGAGGAGGTACGATTCATGAAAATAGCCGTGATCGGCGGAGGACTCGCCGGCTTAACCGCCGCAGCTTACTTGTCGGAACATCCCGACGTAGAAGGCGTTGTGTTTGAACGCAGCCCGCAGCTGGGCGGACGCGCATTTACGTATCAGAAATCCGGATTTACCCTGAATTACGGCGCACATGCCGTTTACGGAATCGATCGCAACACCATTTCGCAAATGAAGCAGGAGCTTGGCCTGCAATTTGAAAGCAAGCAGGTGGATAAACGCCGTGTCGTTTACGCCAAAAACAACCAATTGACCCTCGCTCCTCTCGATTTCATGAACATCATGAAGACTAACGTGTTATCGGCGATGGAGAAAGTCCGCTTTGTCGGCGAGGTCGCTGCTATCATTGCCAACATTCATCAATTAAAGAATTATCCGACGCTCGGCGAATATCTGGATCGTTCCCACGCTGCTGACGATGTCAAAGAGCTTTGGGAACATCTGGTCTGCTCCAATTTCTTTATTACGCCGGAGGAAGCCCGCAAAGTGCCTGGCACAGTGATTGCCGAATATTATCATAACCTTTTCCTCTCCTCCAAGCCAGTCAACTACATCCTGGGAAGCTGGGCCGTTATAACCGATCAGCTGCAGCAGAAGATCGAATCGAGCGGACGTTGGAATATTTCAGTGAAAGAGCCGGTAGAATCGTTCCGCAAGGAAGGCAGCTCTCTTATTCTGAATACGAAGACCCGCGAGAATCTGGAATTTGATGCGGTTGTTTTTGCTATTCCAGTTCAGCAAGTCTGCAAAATAATGGAGGAGACCCCTTGGGAAACTTCACTCGCGCCTTATGCGGGCAACACCTCCACCGAAGTTCTGGTCTATGACGTCGGGTTCTCCAAAGTGGTGGCTCGTCCTTTCCATTATATCAGCGATATGGATAACAAAATGTTCATCAGCGACGTTTCGGCTACCGATCATACGGTGGTTCCCGAGAACGGCCAGCTGCTTCAGGGCATCGCTTACCTGAACGATCATTTCGAATCCGATGAAGAACGCAAAGCCTATATGGACAATAAAACCAGCAAAATGGAGGAACTGTTCGACCAGTTCTACCCAGGCTGGCGGGATTCCCTGGAGGTCAAACGCGTCTCCAAAAAAGCGATGGTCTCCAGCGTCAAGAACATCGCCTCCAATCAGCTTCTGCCAAACACATTGGCCGGCGTTCCGTTCTATTTCTGCGGCGACGGCTGCGTGGGCAAAGGCGAGCTGGCCGAAAGAGCTTTCTCCAGCGCCCGAAAGGTGGCCCAATCACTGCTGGCCAATTTGAACAAACCGGAAGCCTTATCCTCTTAGCTTCTTCTTAGCCCCGGCTTCCCTCTTGAATACATGGAACAGCCCCGTAAGGAACCGTATGGCTTCCTTCGGGGCTGTTTGTTTGGCTTGAACCTGTACAAAGCCGGATCCTCGCTTTCTTTCATGGCTACAACTGTAAATACAGCGGCTGGTTCATGCAGACTTAATGGCTGCGGTGAATATCCGGGAACTGCCGGGCATATCCATGCACATGACGCCGAAAACCAAGATAACGGGTGCCTTGGAAGGTGAGATTGCCCAAATCGCCTTCAGCGGTCTGTCCGTATTCTTCACCTTGAACCTCAAATTCAAGGCGGTCCCCGCTCTCTACTTCAAAAGTGATGTAATACCGGGTAACCGATCGGTGGGTATCCGAGTCGCTGCTGTGACGGTAGCTTACTTCGGTCCTTTTGCTTGTGACCGTTGTCAATACCGACAGTACCGGCTGGCGGTTATTCCGAACCCACCGGTAAATGCCGCTGCCTGCCGAAATGGCCAGAATGCCCACAATGACAATAATAAACACAGGAATAACGGAACCTGTCACGTCAAACATTTCCAAACCGGTAAGCATGCCCACTCCCCTCCTTGGCTTCAAGAACGGCGAATTCACCTTTCTTCCCCGCTTGTTCTAAATATATGCGTTCCAAACCGAAACTTGATCTTCCCCTGTACAAGAATTGCGGCGTCTCGACCTTTTTACGCAAAAATAACCTTCCCCATGAGTCCTGGGGAAGGTTATTGGAAAACCGTAAAGCCGCTGCCGGCTTGCTGGTTAAGCATAATATTCCATCAACAGCTCTCTTGTTTCACCCGCTTCATCGTCTTCTTCAAGCAGGTTGTTGGCTGCCCAGCATTCTCTGCAGGCCTCTTCTGTCGTACATTCATGAGCGTCGGTGCAGGTGTAGCAGAATTGCAGCAGGTTACGGGTCGTTGTATTATCGAACAATTGGGTTTTCATGTTTATTCACTCCTTAAAGTGTGGGTTGTGGGGGTTCCTCTTTACAAGTTAAATATATCACAGGTCTTTCGGATGTTATGTGATTATTTTCACAATACGCTGGTAAGATCGTAAATCTCCTACATAAAGGTAAACGAAGCTTAACAGCTTGCTTTGATATTTTAAAAGTCGAGTGGAATGGATGGATTTTATGTACCCGCAGGGATAATAAAACCACCTCGTTCTTGTCAGCGAGGTGGTTGGAAACTTCACATACTGCATGGAGAATAGCTTCTTCCTTAGAGACTCCAATCGCAGTTCCATTATTAGTTGAATATTTTTTTAAGAATTATATTCCATGCCATACTTGATACTAACTTCATCATTAAAATCCGGGCTCGTCAGAAATAAAGGATAAAAATTTATAGCATTTGCCAGCTAAGTCCGCCGTCTTGAGTAGACAGTAATCTTGAAGTTCTCTCTTGGCTATTCTGTACAAGCATCCAGCCATATTTAGGTGAAATGAACTGAAGTTTAACCACTTCCGGATAATCATTCAGCGTAGAGGCCAGCCTCGCGCTTTGCGGCAGCGGTCTCCAGGTTTGTCCTTGATCTATCGTATGGTAAAGCAGATGGCCCTGTAAGCTCCAGCCTTCCATTTCATCTACAAAAAACGGAGCAAGCCTGGCATTCACATCCGTTTGCCACGGCAGAGCGAAGTTGATAAATTGGAACTTTGCCGCCCCGTCTGACGTAAAGTATCCACTGTATTTGGAGCTGTCTCCTTTGGTGCAGCGTACCGGGATAAATCCGCTTTGGCCGCTTTCATCAAAGAAGCGGAGTTCCTCGGCTGTATAACTATCGCAATCGCCAAGCTCCTGCTTGTGAAAGAAGCTGTTCAGCGTCCAATGCTGCCCGCCGTCTTTGGTAGTATAAAGGTCGGGTTTCTTGATCTCCTGAATAAGCGCATACCCCTGTTGTTCGGTCGTAAACTCCATATCCGAGAAGTAGCCGTATTGCGGAAGACTGGTCAATGCTCCAGCCTGCCCCGAGCTGACGACTTCGTCTTTGGAAGCGGCCCAGGTTCTGCCGCCGTCATAAGTATTATAGATAAGTTTCTGCTGATTGCCAGGAGAGGTCGGACTGACCGCCATCAGCCAGCCTCGATCGGCACTGGCAAAATATATACTGCTTGGACTTATGCCTGATGGAAGCGATGAAATCTTCCAATTAAGGCCCCCGTCCTCCGTGTGAAGCAGGATTCCTCCCGTAGAGCCTTGGGCTTTGCGCATAATCCAGCCATGTCCTTGGTCCAGGAAAAACATTTCTTTGCCGTAACGAACCGGGCTCGGAAATTGGACCGTCGCAGCCGGTGAAATATTGGTCCATGTCTTGCCTTTGTCACTAGTCGTATAAAGACGTAATTCTCCCCGGGTGATCCCCCAGGCAATGCCGGTCGTTTCCGTCATTAATTGAAAGTCAGTCAAACGTGTTTGAATCTGATATTTCTTCGTAGAATCAACCGCAGCCGCAGTATCCTCCGATTTGGCCGTTTCGGGGTTGACAACAGTGAGTACCTGGCCGTTCTCCTGATTGTCCTCTTCCTGCAGGGGAGCAGGTCCAGATGCTTTTTCTCTCGCTGTACAGGCAGACAACAGCGTACAGGCTGCAACCAGGACGATCATCATGTGCCGCCATTTACTCATCTGTTCTGCCTCCTTTACTAAGATTATCTTCTATCATTATAAGAAAAAGTTTGAATGAAGTCCATGAAAGCGTAATCAAACCAGTCACAGCCGATCATCATGGGCAAAATTAACGACCAGGTGCTGCTCCGGTTTATAAACCGCAAAAGCGTAGCCTTTATGGTTCAGGTAAGCAATCACTTGAGGCAAAACCTGGACCGTCTGTTTCGTTTCATGCATTAAGATGACATTCAAATTGCCGTGCACCTGCCTTTTGATTTGACCGATCACCTTCTCAGGGTGGTTCTTATAGCTCCAGTCCTCGGAATCGACGGTCCAATCCCACAGCTTGAAGCCGGCATTCACAATATCATCGCGGAACTGTTTGTCTATTTGCGGCGCGCTGCCGTATGGGGCACGGATCAGATCCACGTCCCGGCCCGTTATTTTCTTGAACAAGGTTTGTTCCTGCTTGAATTCTTCGATGAAATTCGCTGAGCTCCCGCTCTTGTACAGCTTATTGTAATCGTGGGACATGCTGTGAAGCCCCACATAATGGCCCGCTTTCAGCAGGCGGTTCACCTGCTTCGGATACTTCTTCAAATTCCCGCCGATAGCGAAAAAGGTAGCATGAATATCGTTTTTCGCCAAAATAGCGGCAATTTGATCGCTGTAACGGCTGGGGCCATCATCAAATGTTAAATAAACGGTTTTAGTCTTGACCGACGAGGGGAGCACAGGCTGCAGGCCGGATGGCGATGTGGCCTGAACGTTAGTGCTGCTCGAAGCAGGCGGCTCCGTTGCAGTGCTAATGCTATTGGAAGCCGGCGGAGCTTGGTCCGGTTGATGTGTTGGTTCCGGAGTTGCTTTTGGTTCCCCGGCGCTTGGGCTCCCGCTCGATTCCTGCTCCTGAGCTGTTCCAGCTGTATGTACAGGGCTTGATGAGGACGGCTGACTGCGGTTGGATCCCAATGCTGTCGAACTGACCGTCTTATCCCCTTTTGTCGTAGAATGTGTACTCGCCGTATAGACGGATAAAGCTGCCAAAACGACTACCGCAGCTGCCAAGAAGGTATTGACTCTCCGCAAAGTAATCTTGCTGCGTCTTTTGTTCCCCTGTTTCCTTTGCTTCTCCATACCTCACCCTTGCCTCTCTGCAATCAACTCTCTCTAGTAATACTAGGATAATATAAAAAGCTAGTGTGGAGCTTACAGAATGGTTAACCCGTGGTTACAAACTCATCATAATTTGGTGACAAGCAGGGAAGATTGTCTGATTATGGAAGTTCCTCAATTCTTAAATTCAAATCATCAAAAAGGAGGATATTGGAATGCGAACAATTGAGGTACAATAAGAAAAAAACAGGAAAGGAGCGCCAAACGGCAGTACATAAGGGCCATGGAGCCGTGGATGGAAATCCCGGCTATTGGGGTAATATAAGGAAAAACCTGATTCCATTTTGAAGAGAGAAAGCAAAGGAGAATACAAAATGACAAACACTGCTCAGCGCCCAAACCGGGTTGTCGTGATTGGAACGGGAGCCGTCGGGGCTACTACGGCTTATACTTTATTCCTGCGGGAACGGGCCTCTGAACTTGTGCTGATTGACGCGAATCATGAAAAAGCGCTCGGGGAAGCCCTCGACATGAATCATGGCCTTCCGTTTGCCGGGGGGGTCAAGCTGTGGGCCGGAGACTACAGCGACTGCAAAGACGCCGATATTATCGTCATTGCTGCAGGCTCCAACCAGCGGCCGGGTGAAACCCGCATCGATTTGCTCAAAAGAAATGCGGCGATCTTCGACGATATCATCCGCAATATTACAAACTACAACGACCACGGCATTATTCTCGTGGCCACAAACCCAGTCGACATTTTATCCTATGTTTCGCTGAAGAAAAGCGGATTCCCGGCTAACCGCGTAATCGGCTCCGGCACGCTGCTCGACAGCGCTCGGTTCCGTTATTTGATCGGTCAGAACAAAAAAATCAATCCTCGCAGCATCCATGCTCACATCGTAGGCGAACACGGCGACTCCGAGCTGCCTTTATGGAGCTTGGCCAACGTGGCCGGTGTGGATCTAGAGATCGGTGAAGAGGATAAGGAAGATATCTTTAACCGGACTAAAAATGCCGCTTACGAAATCATCAACGCTAAAGGCTCTACCTCCTACGCTATCGCTTTGGCCCTAGACCGGATCATTGTTTCGATCCTGCAGGATGAAGGTTCCGTCTTGAATGTCTCCACCCTGTTGACCGACTATAACGGGGTTTCCGATGTTTATTTGGGCGTGCCAAGTATTGTGGACCGTTCAGGCGTCCGTGAAGTCCTTGATATTGAGCTAAACACGGAAGAACTTGAACGTTTCCAGGCTTCTGCCCGTAAATTAAAAGAACAAATCGCCAGCTTGGAGCTGTAATACGGAGCTTTTACTCCGAACTGCGGTCGCAACAAATCCACCGCCCCCTCAAAGGGAAAGCGGTGGATTTGTTGATTGGCAGTGAAAAGCCGGATGTAGGAGGCATTTTCGAAAATAATTAATATCATTAATTAATCGCTTCATGCCATTAACTATATTCCCTTGTGCCGACTGACACCGGGGATTGGCCGATGACGTTCAAAATAATGAAAGGAAAATACGGATTTTAAAAATGTCTACCGCGATTAGTTTACATAATAATTATTAAGTTGACTAATGATTGGAATAATGTTGCTCGCTAACAGCTAATGAACATGGAATCCCATTTAATAAGGGATTCCGTCATCCGGTTTCTCCGTCTTCTTGTTGATCAATCGTTCAGCTACATCTTGGAAGGGCTCCGGCTGAAGCAGCTCCACTGGCGAGAAACCTTTATCGAACACAAACGAATCCCCTTCCAAGATAACGGCATACCGACCGTTTAATTTGGAGAAATGAATGGTGCCGCCAAAGTCAGCCAATTTGCCTTTCACCAGCGTATCCCCTATCCGGAATTTCAGCTCGATCTCCGGTTTGATTTCAATAATCCGTTCCGCGGCTTCGACAACCTCGGCTGGCTCCCAC includes the following:
- a CDS encoding Ger(x)C family spore germination protein encodes the protein MFGRFGLQRIGVSALFLLLLAPLCSCGTPTVINRIKLIQAAGYDLKGQEEEIRVSALVGDYKEKEKTNVQLMEERSSNSFDMIPVLSEESNDPIQYGQMRMMVFGQDYAKRGIGPVLNILARDVKISSRLKLAVSSSTATELFKACENTQEPLYLMRMIEQNSKYANLPIQNLHKTLYNYYDEGRDLFLPSFKVDAEQQPRIDGLALFDGDRWIGKVGNDQALWLKILIEDAKNGSFVIPIPHSSARVDKVALIRFASSRTTFKASSISKPLGLNVHIEGQVIVKNIPGDLKLVNKVEVEKLEDEMEQYVAARIDRFIRYCCSKHIDPAGIGDFFRSTDRKWNPQAFYAVYPSLTPKVTVHLKIIQCGRQD
- a CDS encoding GerAB/ArcD/ProY family transporter, which translates into the protein MNRPVSDKFTVSPIHMFFLIYVSLVGIGMMSFQHDLVSIAGADAWIATLLSLLVVFILIWMMFRILEMQPPGQEHLAAINRRYFGNVLGRTLNIIFVLYFVIGAFYALRFYLEVIQVWIFPLMNLWPISLLILALAYYLVTGGFQTVAALCFWGTLFMLIFVVTQVVMVFPYLHGRNLLPVYVHRTSEIIQASRTMCQQFLGCEMLLVFYPYIQSREKSRKWAYWAVAHSGFIYLLVLFISLTYFTPNQMDKLLWPTLSIISMIELPLMQRTEYMVLTFWLVKLLANIGLTIWASCQLLKKDMNIKPRIGLGWIMGVFMVLMFFVTKPSQLKGLSVLYNQTGEYLVLLFIPFLFVLSQLLRIWRRGNKNSTADDTPT
- a CDS encoding sedoheptulokinase, which gives rise to MAAKLTGKTTPVMDATQAAAIGGYSAELGSFDRKALDGMEIGKAGAGLDSSVFPAVVPSGTKLGHTREGIPVYASLGDNQASFLGSVPDPEHTMLLNIGTGSQLSAFVPNLTQAPKGMEARPYPGGGVLMVGAALSGGKSYALLERFFQEVIEAYTGKTLDASEVYAWMERILVEAPEQEQGLTVRPWFLGTRSNPNVRGSIEHISLDNFRPASLTHAFLKGMLEELKPYAIKLQQLQAAAYDRLVGSGNALRSNPVLRAKAETIFGMPLRLSASPEEAAVGAALCAAVGSGRIENFRQAGRFVGELKAD
- a CDS encoding FGGY family carbohydrate kinase, producing MGSAYIGIDIGTTTITGLIYDLNRREVVHRITANQASASLQGQENGERLQDSNAIYRQSERILKELLGLEPEIEGIGLTGQMHGIVYMNEFGDAVSPLYTWQDGRGAQLVPGENRTYAERISELTGYRVAPGYGLVTHVYNVERGLLPEGGRSPVLNR
- a CDS encoding FAD-dependent oxidoreductase, whose protein sequence is MKIAVIGGGLAGLTAAAYLSEHPDVEGVVFERSPQLGGRAFTYQKSGFTLNYGAHAVYGIDRNTISQMKQELGLQFESKQVDKRRVVYAKNNQLTLAPLDFMNIMKTNVLSAMEKVRFVGEVAAIIANIHQLKNYPTLGEYLDRSHAADDVKELWEHLVCSNFFITPEEARKVPGTVIAEYYHNLFLSSKPVNYILGSWAVITDQLQQKIESSGRWNISVKEPVESFRKEGSSLILNTKTRENLEFDAVVFAIPVQQVCKIMEETPWETSLAPYAGNTSTEVLVYDVGFSKVVARPFHYISDMDNKMFISDVSATDHTVVPENGQLLQGIAYLNDHFESDEERKAYMDNKTSKMEELFDQFYPGWRDSLEVKRVSKKAMVSSVKNIASNQLLPNTLAGVPFYFCGDGCVGKGELAERAFSSARKVAQSLLANLNKPEALSS
- a CDS encoding DUF2500 domain-containing protein, which codes for MLTGLEMFDVTGSVIPVFIIVIVGILAISAGSGIYRWVRNNRQPVLSVLTTVTSKRTEVSYRHSSDSDTHRSVTRYYITFEVESGDRLEFEVQGEEYGQTAEGDLGNLTFQGTRYLGFRRHVHGYARQFPDIHRSH
- a CDS encoding YCF48-related protein yields the protein MSKWRHMMIVLVAACTLLSACTAREKASGPAPLQEEDNQENGQVLTVVNPETAKSEDTAAAVDSTKKYQIQTRLTDFQLMTETTGIAWGITRGELRLYTTSDKGKTWTNISPAATVQFPSPVRYGKEMFFLDQGHGWIMRKAQGSTGGILLHTEDGGLNWKISSLPSGISPSSIYFASADRGWLMAVSPTSPGNQQKLIYNTYDGGRTWAASKDEVVSSGQAGALTSLPQYGYFSDMEFTTEQQGYALIQEIKKPDLYTTKDGGQHWTLNSFFHKQELGDCDSYTAEELRFFDESGQSGFIPVRCTKGDSSKYSGYFTSDGAAKFQFINFALPWQTDVNARLAPFFVDEMEGWSLQGHLLYHTIDQGQTWRPLPQSARLASTLNDYPEVVKLQFISPKYGWMLVQNSQERTSRLLSTQDGGLSWQML
- a CDS encoding polysaccharide deacetylase family protein; translated protein: MEKQRKQGNKRRSKITLRRVNTFLAAAVVVLAALSVYTASTHSTTKGDKTVSSTALGSNRSQPSSSSPVHTAGTAQEQESSGSPSAGEPKATPEPTHQPDQAPPASNSISTATEPPASSSTNVQATSPSGLQPVLPSSVKTKTVYLTFDDGPSRYSDQIAAILAKNDIHATFFAIGGNLKKYPKQVNRLLKAGHYVGLHSMSHDYNKLYKSGSSANFIEEFKQEQTLFKKITGRDVDLIRAPYGSAPQIDKQFRDDIVNAGFKLWDWTVDSEDWSYKNHPEKVIGQIKRQVHGNLNVILMHETKQTVQVLPQVIAYLNHKGYAFAVYKPEQHLVVNFAHDDRL
- a CDS encoding L-lactate dehydrogenase; translation: MTNTAQRPNRVVVIGTGAVGATTAYTLFLRERASELVLIDANHEKALGEALDMNHGLPFAGGVKLWAGDYSDCKDADIIVIAAGSNQRPGETRIDLLKRNAAIFDDIIRNITNYNDHGIILVATNPVDILSYVSLKKSGFPANRVIGSGTLLDSARFRYLIGQNKKINPRSIHAHIVGEHGDSELPLWSLANVAGVDLEIGEEDKEDIFNRTKNAAYEIINAKGSTSYAIALALDRIIVSILQDEGSVLNVSTLLTDYNGVSDVYLGVPSIVDRSGVREVLDIELNTEELERFQASARKLKEQIASLEL